A genome region from Brooklawnia propionicigenes includes the following:
- a CDS encoding PRC-barrel domain-containing protein has product MADQREGLRKSIVIDDEGSRIGSVGRIYLDDATGEVTFLTARAGLFGQREVFVPLAGALVSDGLVEVPFSTELVKRAPLATDDPHLTPDQEAAILRHYGLPFILPEPSSLN; this is encoded by the coding sequence ATGGCCGACCAACGTGAGGGGCTCCGCAAGAGCATCGTGATTGATGACGAGGGTTCGCGCATCGGAAGCGTCGGCCGGATCTATCTGGACGATGCCACCGGTGAGGTGACCTTCCTGACCGCGAGGGCGGGATTGTTCGGCCAGCGTGAGGTCTTCGTCCCGCTGGCGGGAGCCCTAGTCAGCGATGGCTTGGTCGAGGTGCCTTTCAGCACCGAACTGGTCAAGCGAGCGCCGCTGGCTACCGATGATCCCCACTTGACCCCCGATCAGGAGGCGGCGATCCTGCGACACTACGGTTTGCCGTTCATCCTGCCCGAGCCCAGCAGCCTCAACTAA